The following coding sequences lie in one Bordetella genomosp. 9 genomic window:
- the yajC gene encoding preprotein translocase subunit YajC, with translation MQLTDTLGVVVAQAAPEGNALMGMLPIILMFVILYFLMIRPQMKRQKEHRNLLAALAKGDEVVTAGGLLGKVTRVTDTYITVEIAEGADKPVEVVVQKSAVSAVLPKGTIKAL, from the coding sequence ATGCAACTTACCGACACCCTAGGCGTTGTGGTCGCCCAGGCCGCCCCCGAAGGCAACGCGTTGATGGGCATGCTGCCCATCATCCTGATGTTCGTCATCCTGTATTTCCTGATGATCCGGCCGCAAATGAAGCGCCAGAAGGAACACCGGAACCTGCTGGCCGCGTTGGCGAAGGGTGACGAAGTGGTCACCGCGGGCGGCCTGCTTGGCAAGGTCACGCGCGTGACGGACACCTATATCACCGTCGAAATCGCCGAGGGCGCCGACAAGCCGGTCGAAGTCGTGGTCCAGAAGAGCGCCGTCTCCGCGGTTCTGCCCAAAGGAACCATCAAGGCGCTGTAA